From Coffea arabica cultivar ET-39 chromosome 2e, Coffea Arabica ET-39 HiFi, whole genome shotgun sequence, the proteins below share one genomic window:
- the LOC113733372 gene encoding NAC domain-containing protein 43 isoform X2, producing MRISVNGQSQVPPGFRFHPTEEELLQYYLRKKVAYEKIDLDVIRDVDLNKLEPWDIQGSTPQNDWYFFSHKDKKYPTGTRTNRATAAGFWKATGRDKVIYSNSRRIGMRKTLVFYKGRAPHGQKSDWIMHEYRLDDNSTSNNAAEVENVCNAAAEAAAQEEGGWVVCRIFKKKNHHIIKSLDHATPFVTTCSIVTTAECTRGPRQRLIGSSDDDDDERSLEKILEYMGRTCAEERGRDQANQSATPMFPMVPVDIVTKSTGQLCDRFMKLPGLESPKSSPRTTTTCTHACYQPITSLQVLPGRGGDDADDVPHDPCIALMSQVNVVNAADHLHSVNTTSTNYRPSETAAGLSDWAALDRLVATHLNGQNETAKHLSSCFDGGDHPADPRAVAAPCCGPPVPDQDLQLHYQLIRSLSSSASSSDVINNHHNHSCNNNKSRDYHHDECELWSFVRSALAPTDPPFSHMPNVRV from the exons ATGAGGATATCTGTGAACGGGCAATCCCAGGTGCCTCCTGGATTCAGGTTTCATCCTACAGAAGAGGAACTCTTGCAATACTACCTGAGAAAGAAGGTTGCATATGAGAAGATTGACCTGGATGTCATTCGAGATGTTGATCTCAATAAGCTAGAGCCCTGGGACATTCAAG GATCCACCCCACAAAATGATTGGTACTTCTTCAGCCACAAAGACAAGAAATACCCAACTGGAACACGCACAAATCGTGCAACAGCTGCCGGGTTCTGGAAAGCCACAGGCCGGGACAAGGTCATTTACAGTAACTCTAGGCGCATAGGCATGAGAAAGACGCTGGTTTTCTATAAAGGTCGTGCCCCTCACGGCCAAAAGTCTGATTGGATCATGCATGAATATAGACTGGACGATAACAGTACTAGCAACAACGCAGCTGAAGTAGAGAAT GTTTGCAATGCCGCGGCAGAAGCAGCAGCACAGGAAGAGGGGGGTTGGGTGGTTTGTCGAATATTCAAGAAGAAAAATCACCATATAATTAAAAGTCTGGATCACGCTACTCCATTTGTCACCACTTGCTCAATCGTCACAACAGCAGAATGCACAAGAGGCCCCCGCCAAAGGCTAATTGGTTCcagtgatgatgatgacgacGAACGATCGCTGGAAAAAATACTCGAGTACATGGGAAGGACATGCGCGGAGGAAAGAGGTCGAGATCAAGCAAACCAGAGCGCGACACCAATGTTTCCGATGGTGCCAGTTGACATAGTCACCAAAAGCACTGGCCAGCTGTGTGATAGATTTATGAAGCTTCCTGGTCTAGAAAGCCCAAAATCTTCGCCTAGGACGACGACTACTTGCACTCATGCTTGTTACCAACCCATCACTTCCCTTCAAGTACTGCCCGGCAGAGGTGGCGATGACGCCGATGATGTTCCTCATGATCCCTGTATTGCACTCATGAGCCAAGTAAATGTGGTCAACGCTGCCGATCATCTCCACTCAGTAAACACTACTAGTACTAATTATCGACCGTCAGAAACGGCAGCCGGCCTCAGCGACTGGGCAGCCCTCGATAGGCTGGTGGCTACGCACCTTAATGGCCAGAACGAGACAGCCAAGCACTTGTCTTCCTGTTTTGATGGTGGTGATCACCCAGCCGATCCCAGGGCCGTGGCAGCTCCGTGCTGCGGCCCTCCCGTACCCGACCAAGATCTCCAACTACACTACCAACTAATTAGGTCATTATCATCATCAGCTTCATCCTCTGACGTCATCAACAACCACCACAACCACAGCTGCAACAACAACAAGAGTAGGGATTATCATCACGATGAATGCGAATTGTGGAGCTTCGTGCGATCGGCTTTGGCCCCTACTGACCCTCCTTTTAGCCACATGCCCAATGTTCGGGTCTAA
- the LOC113733372 gene encoding NAC domain-containing protein 43 isoform X1, translating to MRISVNGQSQVPPGFRFHPTEEELLQYYLRKKVAYEKIDLDVIRDVDLNKLEPWDIQDKCKIGSTPQNDWYFFSHKDKKYPTGTRTNRATAAGFWKATGRDKVIYSNSRRIGMRKTLVFYKGRAPHGQKSDWIMHEYRLDDNSTSNNAAEVENVCNAAAEAAAQEEGGWVVCRIFKKKNHHIIKSLDHATPFVTTCSIVTTAECTRGPRQRLIGSSDDDDDERSLEKILEYMGRTCAEERGRDQANQSATPMFPMVPVDIVTKSTGQLCDRFMKLPGLESPKSSPRTTTTCTHACYQPITSLQVLPGRGGDDADDVPHDPCIALMSQVNVVNAADHLHSVNTTSTNYRPSETAAGLSDWAALDRLVATHLNGQNETAKHLSSCFDGGDHPADPRAVAAPCCGPPVPDQDLQLHYQLIRSLSSSASSSDVINNHHNHSCNNNKSRDYHHDECELWSFVRSALAPTDPPFSHMPNVRV from the exons ATGAGGATATCTGTGAACGGGCAATCCCAGGTGCCTCCTGGATTCAGGTTTCATCCTACAGAAGAGGAACTCTTGCAATACTACCTGAGAAAGAAGGTTGCATATGAGAAGATTGACCTGGATGTCATTCGAGATGTTGATCTCAATAAGCTAGAGCCCTGGGACATTCAAG ACAAATGCAAAATAGGATCCACCCCACAAAATGATTGGTACTTCTTCAGCCACAAAGACAAGAAATACCCAACTGGAACACGCACAAATCGTGCAACAGCTGCCGGGTTCTGGAAAGCCACAGGCCGGGACAAGGTCATTTACAGTAACTCTAGGCGCATAGGCATGAGAAAGACGCTGGTTTTCTATAAAGGTCGTGCCCCTCACGGCCAAAAGTCTGATTGGATCATGCATGAATATAGACTGGACGATAACAGTACTAGCAACAACGCAGCTGAAGTAGAGAAT GTTTGCAATGCCGCGGCAGAAGCAGCAGCACAGGAAGAGGGGGGTTGGGTGGTTTGTCGAATATTCAAGAAGAAAAATCACCATATAATTAAAAGTCTGGATCACGCTACTCCATTTGTCACCACTTGCTCAATCGTCACAACAGCAGAATGCACAAGAGGCCCCCGCCAAAGGCTAATTGGTTCcagtgatgatgatgacgacGAACGATCGCTGGAAAAAATACTCGAGTACATGGGAAGGACATGCGCGGAGGAAAGAGGTCGAGATCAAGCAAACCAGAGCGCGACACCAATGTTTCCGATGGTGCCAGTTGACATAGTCACCAAAAGCACTGGCCAGCTGTGTGATAGATTTATGAAGCTTCCTGGTCTAGAAAGCCCAAAATCTTCGCCTAGGACGACGACTACTTGCACTCATGCTTGTTACCAACCCATCACTTCCCTTCAAGTACTGCCCGGCAGAGGTGGCGATGACGCCGATGATGTTCCTCATGATCCCTGTATTGCACTCATGAGCCAAGTAAATGTGGTCAACGCTGCCGATCATCTCCACTCAGTAAACACTACTAGTACTAATTATCGACCGTCAGAAACGGCAGCCGGCCTCAGCGACTGGGCAGCCCTCGATAGGCTGGTGGCTACGCACCTTAATGGCCAGAACGAGACAGCCAAGCACTTGTCTTCCTGTTTTGATGGTGGTGATCACCCAGCCGATCCCAGGGCCGTGGCAGCTCCGTGCTGCGGCCCTCCCGTACCCGACCAAGATCTCCAACTACACTACCAACTAATTAGGTCATTATCATCATCAGCTTCATCCTCTGACGTCATCAACAACCACCACAACCACAGCTGCAACAACAACAAGAGTAGGGATTATCATCACGATGAATGCGAATTGTGGAGCTTCGTGCGATCGGCTTTGGCCCCTACTGACCCTCCTTTTAGCCACATGCCCAATGTTCGGGTCTAA